In the genome of Raphanus sativus cultivar WK10039 chromosome 4, ASM80110v3, whole genome shotgun sequence, one region contains:
- the LOC108851948 gene encoding chaperone protein dnaJ A6, chloroplastic isoform X1: MVVTQFRSSQFAVVRAYHPSRIEQNSMRRSQINCLGASRSKMLFSHGTLPLTLISGRNMNGPLRANVFDFLDGISSKESYYILLGVSKYSTFSELKRAYRRLAMTYHPDVNKDDPDAAAKFIDITHAYEVLLQEKKADDDICEDEVITPIKRTRYDWYSLKTLMAKCTTCGGQGQVYISVKNPPLGVKQQAITCSSCSGTGHVFDLRTSDIS, from the exons ATGGTTGTAACCCAATTTAGAAGTAGTCAATTTGCAGTAGTGAGAGCTTATCATCCCAGCAGAATCGAGCAAAA TTCCATGAGGAGGAGCCAAATAAATTGTTTGGGAGCTTCAAGGTCGAAGATGTTGTTCTCACATGGTACCTTGCCCTTGACGTTAATCTCCGGCAGAAATATGAACGGACCTTTAAGGGCCAATGTATTTGATTTCCTAGATGGGATATCCAGTAAAGAA TCTTACTATATCCTTCTTGGAGTTTCAAAATATTCAACCTTTTCTGAGCTTAAAAGAG CTTACCGGAGACTGGCTATGACGTACCATCCAGATGTGAACAA GGATGATCCTGATGCAGCAGCTAAATTCATAGATATAACACATGCATATGAG GTCCTGTTACAAGAAAAGAAAGCTGATGACGATATTTGTGAGGATGAAGTAATAACACCCATCAAGAGGACTCGTTACGATTGGTATTCTCTAAAGACTCTAATGGCCAAATGCACCACTTGCGGCGGGCAAGGTCAAGTGTACATATCAGTGAAAAATCCTCCTCTTGGTGTGAAGCAACAGGCCATCACTTGCTCCTCCTGTAGTGGCACTGGCCATGTCTTTGATCTTCGCACATCTGACATCTCTTAA
- the LOC108852913 gene encoding uncharacterized protein LOC108852913 isoform X1, whose product MLDQSWYLLIVGFRFAKKLSKERTFTICGNADYLAPEIVQGKGHCLAADWWALGVLIYCMLQGEMPFGPWRQNELDTFQKIAKGQLTFPPDLGSEAKDLITQSWSNISGERHDVVPKNLVNGDDGMEDEDEDSESHEENEDGASSVPNIQILQVRRVAHHGCVNRIRAIPQNPHICVSWADSGYVLHLWNMTSHLNALADSETQGKDGTSPANWLIRCFSSAS is encoded by the exons ATGTTGGATCAATCTTGGTACCTACTg ATTGTAGGCTTCAGATTCGCCAAGAAACTGTCTAAGGAGAGAACATTTACAATCTGTGGAAATGCAGACTACTTAGCCCCTGAAATTGTACAAGGCAAAGGCCATTGTCTTGCAGCTGACTG GTGGGCACTTGGAGTTTTGATCTACTGTATGCTACAAGGCGAAATGCCATTTGGGCCATGGAGACAGAACGAGCTAGACACGTTTCAGAAGATTGCTAAAGGCCAACTAACTTTCCCTCCAGATTTAGGTTCAGAAGCTAAAGATCTCATCACCCAAAG TTGGAGCAACATATCTGGTGAGAGACATGATGTAGTGCCCAAGAATCTAGTGAATGGTGATGATGGTATggaggatgaggatgaggacAGTGAAAGCCATGAGGAAAACGAAGATGGAGCTTCCTCCGTTCCAAATATTCAG ATTTTACAGGTTCGTAGGGTTGCTCACCATGGATGTGTTAACCGCATACGTGCAATACCTCAAAATCCTCATATATGTGTCTCCTGGGCAGATTCTGGTTATGTACTACAT TTGTGGAACATGACCTCTCATCTAAATGCTTTAGCTGACTCAGAAACACAAGGCAAAGATGGAACTTCACCTGCAAATTGGCTCATTCGTTGTTTTTCCTCGGCTAGCTAG
- the LOC108852913 gene encoding uncharacterized protein LOC108852913 isoform X4 — MLDQSWYLLIVGFRFAKKLSKERTFTICGNADYLAPEIVQGKGHCLAADWWALGVLIYCMLQGEMPFGPWRQNELDTFQKIAKGQLTFPPDLGSEAKDLITQSWSNISGERHDVVPKNLVNGDDGMEDEDEDSESHEENEDGASSVPNIQVRRVAHHGCVNRIRAIPQNPHICVSWADSGYLWNMTSHLNALADSETQGKDGTSPANWLIRCFSSAS; from the exons ATGTTGGATCAATCTTGGTACCTACTg ATTGTAGGCTTCAGATTCGCCAAGAAACTGTCTAAGGAGAGAACATTTACAATCTGTGGAAATGCAGACTACTTAGCCCCTGAAATTGTACAAGGCAAAGGCCATTGTCTTGCAGCTGACTG GTGGGCACTTGGAGTTTTGATCTACTGTATGCTACAAGGCGAAATGCCATTTGGGCCATGGAGACAGAACGAGCTAGACACGTTTCAGAAGATTGCTAAAGGCCAACTAACTTTCCCTCCAGATTTAGGTTCAGAAGCTAAAGATCTCATCACCCAAAG TTGGAGCAACATATCTGGTGAGAGACATGATGTAGTGCCCAAGAATCTAGTGAATGGTGATGATGGTATggaggatgaggatgaggacAGTGAAAGCCATGAGGAAAACGAAGATGGAGCTTCCTCCGTTCCAAATATTCAG GTTCGTAGGGTTGCTCACCATGGATGTGTTAACCGCATACGTGCAATACCTCAAAATCCTCATATATGTGTCTCCTGGGCAGATTCTGGTTAT TTGTGGAACATGACCTCTCATCTAAATGCTTTAGCTGACTCAGAAACACAAGGCAAAGATGGAACTTCACCTGCAAATTGGCTCATTCGTTGTTTTTCCTCGGCTAGCTAG
- the LOC108852913 gene encoding uncharacterized protein LOC108852913 isoform X3: MLDQSWYLLIVGFRFAKKLSKERTFTICGNADYLAPEIVQGKGHCLAADWWALGVLIYCMLQGEMPFGPWRQNELDTFQKIAKGQLTFPPDLGSEAKDLITQSWSNISGERHDVVPKNLVNGDDGMEDEDEDSESHEENEDGASSVPNIQVRRVAHHGCVNRIRAIPQNPHICVSWADSGYVLHLWNMTSHLNALADSETQGKDGTSPANWLIRCFSSAS, encoded by the exons ATGTTGGATCAATCTTGGTACCTACTg ATTGTAGGCTTCAGATTCGCCAAGAAACTGTCTAAGGAGAGAACATTTACAATCTGTGGAAATGCAGACTACTTAGCCCCTGAAATTGTACAAGGCAAAGGCCATTGTCTTGCAGCTGACTG GTGGGCACTTGGAGTTTTGATCTACTGTATGCTACAAGGCGAAATGCCATTTGGGCCATGGAGACAGAACGAGCTAGACACGTTTCAGAAGATTGCTAAAGGCCAACTAACTTTCCCTCCAGATTTAGGTTCAGAAGCTAAAGATCTCATCACCCAAAG TTGGAGCAACATATCTGGTGAGAGACATGATGTAGTGCCCAAGAATCTAGTGAATGGTGATGATGGTATggaggatgaggatgaggacAGTGAAAGCCATGAGGAAAACGAAGATGGAGCTTCCTCCGTTCCAAATATTCAG GTTCGTAGGGTTGCTCACCATGGATGTGTTAACCGCATACGTGCAATACCTCAAAATCCTCATATATGTGTCTCCTGGGCAGATTCTGGTTATGTACTACAT TTGTGGAACATGACCTCTCATCTAAATGCTTTAGCTGACTCAGAAACACAAGGCAAAGATGGAACTTCACCTGCAAATTGGCTCATTCGTTGTTTTTCCTCGGCTAGCTAG
- the LOC108852913 gene encoding protein phosphatase 2C and cyclic nucleotide-binding/kinase domain-containing protein-like isoform X5 → MLDQSWYLLIVGFRFAKKLSKERTFTICGNADYLAPEIVQGKGHCLAADWWALGVLIYCMLQGEMPFGPWRQNELDTFQKIAKGQLTFPPDLGSEAKDLITQSWSNISGERHDVVPKNLVNGDDGMEDEDEDSESHEENEDGASSVPNIQILQVRRVAHHGCVNRIRAIPQNPHICVSWADSVVEHDLSSKCFS, encoded by the exons ATGTTGGATCAATCTTGGTACCTACTg ATTGTAGGCTTCAGATTCGCCAAGAAACTGTCTAAGGAGAGAACATTTACAATCTGTGGAAATGCAGACTACTTAGCCCCTGAAATTGTACAAGGCAAAGGCCATTGTCTTGCAGCTGACTG GTGGGCACTTGGAGTTTTGATCTACTGTATGCTACAAGGCGAAATGCCATTTGGGCCATGGAGACAGAACGAGCTAGACACGTTTCAGAAGATTGCTAAAGGCCAACTAACTTTCCCTCCAGATTTAGGTTCAGAAGCTAAAGATCTCATCACCCAAAG TTGGAGCAACATATCTGGTGAGAGACATGATGTAGTGCCCAAGAATCTAGTGAATGGTGATGATGGTATggaggatgaggatgaggacAGTGAAAGCCATGAGGAAAACGAAGATGGAGCTTCCTCCGTTCCAAATATTCAG ATTTTACAGGTTCGTAGGGTTGCTCACCATGGATGTGTTAACCGCATACGTGCAATACCTCAAAATCCTCATATATGTGTCTCCTGGGCAGATTCTG TTGTGGAACATGACCTCTCATCTAAATGCTTTAGCTGA
- the LOC108851948 gene encoding chaperone protein dnaJ A6, chloroplastic isoform X2 — protein MPRPNLSSMRRSQINCLGASRSKMLFSHGTLPLTLISGRNMNGPLRANVFDFLDGISSKESYYILLGVSKYSTFSELKRAYRRLAMTYHPDVNKDDPDAAAKFIDITHAYEVLLQEKKADDDICEDEVITPIKRTRYDWYSLKTLMAKCTTCGGQGQVYISVKNPPLGVKQQAITCSSCSGTGHVFDLRTSDIS, from the exons atgcccaggcctaattTAAG TTCCATGAGGAGGAGCCAAATAAATTGTTTGGGAGCTTCAAGGTCGAAGATGTTGTTCTCACATGGTACCTTGCCCTTGACGTTAATCTCCGGCAGAAATATGAACGGACCTTTAAGGGCCAATGTATTTGATTTCCTAGATGGGATATCCAGTAAAGAA TCTTACTATATCCTTCTTGGAGTTTCAAAATATTCAACCTTTTCTGAGCTTAAAAGAG CTTACCGGAGACTGGCTATGACGTACCATCCAGATGTGAACAA GGATGATCCTGATGCAGCAGCTAAATTCATAGATATAACACATGCATATGAG GTCCTGTTACAAGAAAAGAAAGCTGATGACGATATTTGTGAGGATGAAGTAATAACACCCATCAAGAGGACTCGTTACGATTGGTATTCTCTAAAGACTCTAATGGCCAAATGCACCACTTGCGGCGGGCAAGGTCAAGTGTACATATCAGTGAAAAATCCTCCTCTTGGTGTGAAGCAACAGGCCATCACTTGCTCCTCCTGTAGTGGCACTGGCCATGTCTTTGATCTTCGCACATCTGACATCTCTTAA
- the LOC108852913 gene encoding uncharacterized protein LOC108852913 isoform X2 gives MLDQSWYLLIVGFRFAKKLSKERTFTICGNADYLAPEIVQGKGHCLAADWWALGVLIYCMLQGEMPFGPWRQNELDTFQKIAKGQLTFPPDLGSEAKDLITQSWSNISGERHDVVPKNLVNGDDGMEDEDEDSESHEENEDGASSVPNIQILQVRRVAHHGCVNRIRAIPQNPHICVSWADSGYLWNMTSHLNALADSETQGKDGTSPANWLIRCFSSAS, from the exons ATGTTGGATCAATCTTGGTACCTACTg ATTGTAGGCTTCAGATTCGCCAAGAAACTGTCTAAGGAGAGAACATTTACAATCTGTGGAAATGCAGACTACTTAGCCCCTGAAATTGTACAAGGCAAAGGCCATTGTCTTGCAGCTGACTG GTGGGCACTTGGAGTTTTGATCTACTGTATGCTACAAGGCGAAATGCCATTTGGGCCATGGAGACAGAACGAGCTAGACACGTTTCAGAAGATTGCTAAAGGCCAACTAACTTTCCCTCCAGATTTAGGTTCAGAAGCTAAAGATCTCATCACCCAAAG TTGGAGCAACATATCTGGTGAGAGACATGATGTAGTGCCCAAGAATCTAGTGAATGGTGATGATGGTATggaggatgaggatgaggacAGTGAAAGCCATGAGGAAAACGAAGATGGAGCTTCCTCCGTTCCAAATATTCAG ATTTTACAGGTTCGTAGGGTTGCTCACCATGGATGTGTTAACCGCATACGTGCAATACCTCAAAATCCTCATATATGTGTCTCCTGGGCAGATTCTGGTTAT TTGTGGAACATGACCTCTCATCTAAATGCTTTAGCTGACTCAGAAACACAAGGCAAAGATGGAACTTCACCTGCAAATTGGCTCATTCGTTGTTTTTCCTCGGCTAGCTAG